A section of the Humulus lupulus chromosome 2, drHumLupu1.1, whole genome shotgun sequence genome encodes:
- the LOC133818549 gene encoding uncharacterized protein LOC133818549 isoform X1, with protein sequence MIKRRFYKMDHGDKNDEVTDDSSSSSDSEVEAESQSEDDGVSAEQLKGEDAEACSTSSGYETEDSSGNELGIDSSGLPIDEEDSDSGNERPIHIDSQLSDKELDLVGFPGCVLKCKSVFKCKICPKIVCLNEETLKAHLKSKRHSRSEKLLTEGRLKSMLNSDGEIDNEDIPAKQHDEVAPPSQDKPKREKRGRQRQHRRLQNKRSKQKVIKHRKWKTEPDSSNPKAKPTREKPAKKSKHDK encoded by the exons ATGATAAAGCGTCGATTCTACAAGATGGATCACGGCGACAAAAACGACGAGGTCACCGACGACTCTTCTTCGTCTTCGGACTCGGAAGTGGAGGCAGAATCTCAAAGCGAGGATGATGGAGTTTCTGCTGAGCAGCTCAAAGGGGAGGATGCTGAAGCTTGCTCTACCTCTTCTGGATACGAAACTGAGGATAGCTCCGGCAATGAACTTGGTATCGACTCCTCAG GTCTACCAATAGATGAAGAGGATTCTGATTCTGGAAATGAAAGACCAATTCATATTGACAGTCAGCTGTCAGACAAGGAGTTGGATTTGGTAGGTTTTCCAGGGTGTGTTTTGAAGTGCAAATCGGTTTTTAAGTGCAAGATATGCCCAAAAATAGTCTGTTTGAATGAGGAGACATTGAAGGCTCATTTGAAGTCCAAG AGACATTCCCGCTCGGAGAAATTACTGACTGAAGGAAGGCTGAAGAGTATGCTCAACAGTGATGGGGAAATTGACAATGAAGACATACCTGCAAAGCAGCATGATGAAGTTGCACCTCCTTCACAG GATAAACCAAAGAGGGAAAAAAGAGGTAGGCAGAGACAACATCGTCGATTACAGAACAAGAGGTCAAAACAGAAAGTAATAAAACACAGGAAATgg AAAACGGAACCTGATTCTAGTAACCCAAAAGCTAAGCCAACAAGAGAGAAGCCGGCCAAGAAGAGTAAACATGACAAATGA
- the LOC133818549 gene encoding uncharacterized protein LOC133818549 isoform X2, with product MIKRRFYKMDHGDKNDEVTDDSSSSSDSEVEAESQSEDDGVSAEQLKGEDAEACSTSSGYETEDSSGNELGIDSSGLPIDEEDSDSGNERPIHIDSQLSDKELDLVGFPGCVLKCKSVFKCKICPKIVCLNEETLKAHLKSKRHSRSEKLLTEGRLKSMLNSDGEIDNEDIPAKQHDEDKPKREKRGRQRQHRRLQNKRSKQKVIKHRKWKTEPDSSNPKAKPTREKPAKKSKHDK from the exons ATGATAAAGCGTCGATTCTACAAGATGGATCACGGCGACAAAAACGACGAGGTCACCGACGACTCTTCTTCGTCTTCGGACTCGGAAGTGGAGGCAGAATCTCAAAGCGAGGATGATGGAGTTTCTGCTGAGCAGCTCAAAGGGGAGGATGCTGAAGCTTGCTCTACCTCTTCTGGATACGAAACTGAGGATAGCTCCGGCAATGAACTTGGTATCGACTCCTCAG GTCTACCAATAGATGAAGAGGATTCTGATTCTGGAAATGAAAGACCAATTCATATTGACAGTCAGCTGTCAGACAAGGAGTTGGATTTGGTAGGTTTTCCAGGGTGTGTTTTGAAGTGCAAATCGGTTTTTAAGTGCAAGATATGCCCAAAAATAGTCTGTTTGAATGAGGAGACATTGAAGGCTCATTTGAAGTCCAAG AGACATTCCCGCTCGGAGAAATTACTGACTGAAGGAAGGCTGAAGAGTATGCTCAACAGTGATGGGGAAATTGACAATGAAGACATACCTGCAAAGCAGCATGATGAA GATAAACCAAAGAGGGAAAAAAGAGGTAGGCAGAGACAACATCGTCGATTACAGAACAAGAGGTCAAAACAGAAAGTAATAAAACACAGGAAATgg AAAACGGAACCTGATTCTAGTAACCCAAAAGCTAAGCCAACAAGAGAGAAGCCGGCCAAGAAGAGTAAACATGACAAATGA
- the LOC133818549 gene encoding uncharacterized protein LOC133818549 isoform X4: MIKRRFYKMDHGDKNDEVTDDSSSSSDSEVEAESQSEDDGVSAEQLKGEDAEACSTSSGYETEDSSGNELGIDSSGLPIDEEDSDSGNERPIHIDSQLSDKELDLVGFPGCVLKCKSVFKCKICPKIVCLNEETLKAHLKSKRHSRSEKLLTEGRLKSMLNSDGEIDNEDIPAKQHDEDKPKREKRGRQRQHRRLQNKRSKQKKTEPDSSNPKAKPTREKPAKKSKHDK, encoded by the exons ATGATAAAGCGTCGATTCTACAAGATGGATCACGGCGACAAAAACGACGAGGTCACCGACGACTCTTCTTCGTCTTCGGACTCGGAAGTGGAGGCAGAATCTCAAAGCGAGGATGATGGAGTTTCTGCTGAGCAGCTCAAAGGGGAGGATGCTGAAGCTTGCTCTACCTCTTCTGGATACGAAACTGAGGATAGCTCCGGCAATGAACTTGGTATCGACTCCTCAG GTCTACCAATAGATGAAGAGGATTCTGATTCTGGAAATGAAAGACCAATTCATATTGACAGTCAGCTGTCAGACAAGGAGTTGGATTTGGTAGGTTTTCCAGGGTGTGTTTTGAAGTGCAAATCGGTTTTTAAGTGCAAGATATGCCCAAAAATAGTCTGTTTGAATGAGGAGACATTGAAGGCTCATTTGAAGTCCAAG AGACATTCCCGCTCGGAGAAATTACTGACTGAAGGAAGGCTGAAGAGTATGCTCAACAGTGATGGGGAAATTGACAATGAAGACATACCTGCAAAGCAGCATGATGAA GATAAACCAAAGAGGGAAAAAAGAGGTAGGCAGAGACAACATCGTCGATTACAGAACAAGAGGTCAAAACAGAAA AAAACGGAACCTGATTCTAGTAACCCAAAAGCTAAGCCAACAAGAGAGAAGCCGGCCAAGAAGAGTAAACATGACAAATGA
- the LOC133818549 gene encoding uncharacterized protein LOC133818549 isoform X3, producing the protein MIKRRFYKMDHGDKNDEVTDDSSSSSDSEVEAESQSEDDGVSAEQLKGEDAEACSTSSGYETEDSSGNELGIDSSGLPIDEEDSDSGNERPIHIDSQLSDKELDLVGFPGCVLKCKSVFKCKICPKIVCLNEETLKAHLKSKRHSRSEKLLTEGRLKSMLNSDGEIDNEDIPAKQHDEVAPPSQDKPKREKRGRQRQHRRLQNKRSKQKKTEPDSSNPKAKPTREKPAKKSKHDK; encoded by the exons ATGATAAAGCGTCGATTCTACAAGATGGATCACGGCGACAAAAACGACGAGGTCACCGACGACTCTTCTTCGTCTTCGGACTCGGAAGTGGAGGCAGAATCTCAAAGCGAGGATGATGGAGTTTCTGCTGAGCAGCTCAAAGGGGAGGATGCTGAAGCTTGCTCTACCTCTTCTGGATACGAAACTGAGGATAGCTCCGGCAATGAACTTGGTATCGACTCCTCAG GTCTACCAATAGATGAAGAGGATTCTGATTCTGGAAATGAAAGACCAATTCATATTGACAGTCAGCTGTCAGACAAGGAGTTGGATTTGGTAGGTTTTCCAGGGTGTGTTTTGAAGTGCAAATCGGTTTTTAAGTGCAAGATATGCCCAAAAATAGTCTGTTTGAATGAGGAGACATTGAAGGCTCATTTGAAGTCCAAG AGACATTCCCGCTCGGAGAAATTACTGACTGAAGGAAGGCTGAAGAGTATGCTCAACAGTGATGGGGAAATTGACAATGAAGACATACCTGCAAAGCAGCATGATGAAGTTGCACCTCCTTCACAG GATAAACCAAAGAGGGAAAAAAGAGGTAGGCAGAGACAACATCGTCGATTACAGAACAAGAGGTCAAAACAGAAA AAAACGGAACCTGATTCTAGTAACCCAAAAGCTAAGCCAACAAGAGAGAAGCCGGCCAAGAAGAGTAAACATGACAAATGA
- the LOC133818550 gene encoding histone chaperone ASF1B-like has product MSAVGITNVTVLDNPSSFLNPLQFEISYECLTPLKDDLEWKLIYVGSAEDETYDQLLESVLVGPVNVGNYRFVLQADPPDPSKIREEDIIGVTVLLLTGSYLGQEFVRVGYYVNNDYADEQLREEPPAKVLIDKIQRNILCDKPRVTKFPINFHPENSESGEQPLPTDHAAGADGIGETAFSPAHHLEDQGSKSLDD; this is encoded by the exons ATGAGTGCTGTCGGCATTACAAACGTCACCGTTCTTGACAATCCTTCCTCCTTTCTGAATCCTTTACAGTTTGAGATCTCTTACGAGTGTTTGACTCCTCTTAAAGACG ATTTGGAATGGAAGCTTATATACGTAGGATCAGCTGAGGATGAGACTTATGACCAATTGTTGGAGAGCGTTCTTGTTGGGCCTGTGAATGTTGGAAATTATCGTTTTGTATTACAG GCAGACCCTCCAGACCCATCCAAGATTCGGGAAGAAGACATAATTGGTGTGACGGTACTTCTGCTCACCGGCTCCTATCTTGGCCAGGAATTTGTTCGAGTTGGATACTATGTGAACAATGATTATGCTGATGAACAGTTGAGAGAAGAACCTCCCGCAAAAGTCTTAATTGATAAGATACAGAGGAATATTTTATGCGACAAACCTAGGGTCACAAAGTTTCCCATCAACTTCCATCCAGAGAACAGTGAGAGTGGAGAGCAACCCCTACCAACTGATCATGCGGCTGGTGCTGATGGAATTGGAGAAACAGCATTTTCACCTGCACATCATTTAGAGGATCAGGGGTCTAAGAGTTTGGATGATTAG